The sequence below is a genomic window from Lolium perenne isolate Kyuss_39 chromosome 7, Kyuss_2.0, whole genome shotgun sequence.
TCATCATAATTTTAAATTTCATTTCAAATAAAGGAAACGTATGCACCAGAAAGCCAAAATACCGTCTCTCCGGAACACCTATCTTTTTTTCTTcactaaaaaaagaaaaaagctcAATTCTTTTTGAGGAAAACACCAGGAACTTTATTAATCACTAGCAAAAATTACAATGTTTATGAGATTATTAAAATCATCCCAATTACAAGAATGTTTTATTTGCTTCCCTCAAACAATGCTTGTAGATAACACCTCCAATTCATGATGCTAAAATCCACAAAAGTAGTAAAAACATTTTAGGTGTCTCTGGGCACCAAGTTTCATCCATTGCACTCATTAGTTGTTCCCAATGAATCACCTTCTGTAATGATATTGTTGCATCCCACTCTACTAGCTAGAGATAAACCTTGTCGCGTCGCCATTGTCTCCGCAATGGAAGCTGAAGCAACACGAGGGAGATATCTTCTAGCCGCATCGACGAATAGGCCTTGATAATCAAGAATCATCGCACCAACAAAATCCAACAGAAACATCCTCTGGTCTTACCCATCTAACTTCTGTAGAATTTTGTTGTGGTTTTCTATCTGTAACCGAGTTTGCTGAAATTGAAAAAAATAAACATTGTGCATTtacatgggggggggggggcggggggggggggggtacttCCTCGTTATGGATGATTCTTGATTACCGAGATCACCTCCATAAGCCACAGATAGCATCAAGTAACCGAGATCACCTCATTAAGCCCAATGTTATCAAAGTTATGGAGTTCACTATCATCTCGTCGAAGCAACGCTTCTCGGACCACCAATCCTGCATGATCAATTTGGATAGATTTATTTATAATTGCAAATAAACCGAGAGCATTCCACATATCTTGAGCCATCGGGCACTGGAAGAGAAGGTGTTCAATATCTTCCGGTCCTTGACTACACATATAGGACATTCACATGAAGTTTCAACATATCTCTTAGTGATAATACACTTAAGGGGGAGAAAACACTTGTCTTTGGTCAAAATAAATAATGCAAGTTTTAAACAAAAAAATATTACATGTGGAGTTGGGGTGGTGATTCGGTATAATCCAGGAAGCTTCATCGCAACCTGTAATGGTCCTGTTTACTATGTCATAGATGCAAACACCATGGAACCTCAAGATATAGTAGAGGCTTAGCTCTTGGCTCTTCCCTTGCAATGTGGGTCACCCTTTTCCTCTATACATCTGTTCAGCAAAGGGGGCTTGCTATTCTCTGCAATTGAAGGTTGGGCCTACATATCTCTTTTTGTGTGGACCAACCATCCAACCTTTCTTCTTTCTTTCCATAAAAGCGTAGGTAGAATGTGTATAGTAATGGTAGAGCTGATGTATGTCTAAGCAAGGCTGATGGAGCTCTTGGAAAAAAGTCAGCTAACTGAGGATGGATGTTCTCGAATAATAATTCAATCAGATTGAAATACGTCAATCAGGAGATTTCCCGTCGACTGCGGCAACGGCTTTGCTTGATGACATTTACTTCAAGCCTCTATTTTCCTTGCCATGAGTTTAATTTTTATAATAGAAAAGAAAATTGTGAAGCTCACTGTTTATCAAAAGAGACAATTTCACCCCGGTACGTTTGGCTAGATGAATAGCTAGATTTTATAGGACAAGGTGTTTCTCCACCCAGGTGCATATTTATTTAAATTGTATTTTGAACATATTTAAAATGGAAATTCAATTTGGCACTCCGGTGCGTATGCTCTCTCTACAAAAAAATTATATCTCGAAATGTTGAATTTTTTTGACAAAaagttttacatgtacatctccacagCTTGCGAAGTTTTACTTGCAACCATAGAACATGTTCCTCTACATGTGAATTTTTTTTCCTAAACATTTTTAGCTTTTAAAACTATTTTTGTACATACGGGATGTATATACACCTATTTTTGAGAACGGATGTACTCGTGGGATCAGTTTTGAGTTTCGCAACAGCTTCtctgttgattttttttttttagaagAACAGCTGAAGCTTTATTAAACAGTTACATCAAGAATTACAGGTATACCCAAACCATCAGGGGGGTGCCCAAGCCAAACATATCTACCAGCATCTAAGGTAGTCGTTGATCGCGCAAGACGATGGGCTTCACCATTAGCTTCACGCCGCTCGTGGATGTAAAAGACATCCTGAAAAGAACTTCGTCGAGATAGAATTTCCTTAATCACCATGCAATGAGGTTCACCACTTTGTTTGCTCTGCAGCTCCTTAACAATTGACAAGCAATCTGAAGCGATCAGCACATTATGCACATGTAGATCGGCAGCTAGCGACATAGCCTCCGCACAGGCCATAGCCTCAAGAGTGACCGGGCAAGTGATCCCGTTGATCTTCACAGAGGAGCTTCCCAAGAACCTTCCCTGATCATCCCTACAAACCGCACTGTAGGCTCCGCCTCCTAGAGATCTAGCCACGGCAccgtcaacatttatcttaaccaTCCCCGGCTGTGGAGGAGCCCACCTAGCCGTTATCGCATGTGCGCCACCCTTAGCCGATTCTTTCTTCCTTCCTGTATACTCCAGCTCGTCCAAATAACGCCTGATAAAAGAATGGGTTGACAGAGGAGAATGAAATTCATCTTCATGGATAACTTTCCTCCTTGCCCACCATATAGCCCATAATGTAACCAAGACTTCGATGAAACTCTCCTGATTCAAAATGTTGCTCAACTGAAACAGCCAGAGTTTAGGATCGGTCGTTTCGTCATCAAAAAGAGGTAGCGTGATATCGTCCTCCTTTAGTGCCCATACAGACCTGGCCATGTTACACTCAAGCAAAGAGTGCCTCCAGCTATCGACCGCCTCATTACAGATAGAGCAAACTGCACTCGTCGCCATGTTCCTCTTGTGCCGAACCTCACCAGTGGGCAACGATGAGCGTGCTAGACGCCATGCAAACGTTCTGAGTTTCGACGGGACTTTAATCTTCCACAACTTCTTCCAATTTTTCTCCTCCTGCTTCGTTCCCGAGGCCTCAGTACGACCCTCTAAAAAGGCCTCCCGCCGGTGTTTTGTAGCCATGATCATCCGATACGCCGATCTGACCGTGAATACCCCGGATTTCTCATAATGCCAAGCCCAAAAATCCTGTTGCCTCACATAGCTAATTGGAATTTGTGTCACCACCTCAACGTCCATAGGTAATAAGTACTTCTCCAGCATCTGTCTATCCCATGTCCTTGTAGCCGAACATATAAATTCCTCCACGTACTCAGGTCTATGTTCTTGGTCCTCAGCTATGCAACAGTACGGCCGCATACACTGATCGCGCGGAATCCAGTTGTCATCCCAGATTTTTGTTGATGCTCCATCCCCAATTCTCCTGATCAGTCCTAATTTGAGCATATCCCTCCCCTCGCATAGTGACCGCCATATCAAAGAAGCTCTAGGCCCCACAGCAGCCGACAAGATATCCGTGTCAGGGAAGTACACCGCCTTCAAAATGCGTGCACTTAGGCTAGTAGGTTCAGTCAAGATCCTCCAGACTTGCCGCGCCAAGAGAGCAAGATTAAATATTTCAATATCACGAAATCCAAGCCCACCTTTATATTTCGGCATTGTCATCGAATCCCATGATACCCAAGCCACCTTCCTTTCTCCCTTCTTACTCCCCCACCAGAACTTCCTCACCATGGACGTAATATGATCGCATAGCCCCCGAGGTAGTTTAAACAATGCCATCGAGTAAGTCGGTATTGCTTGAACCACCGATTTTATCAAAATTTCTTTCCCTCCCATTGACAGCATCATCTCCATCCACCCTTGGAGCCTTTTCCAAATTTGGTCCTTAAGGTAGCTAAAAGCACCATTCCTCGACCGCCCAACATCTGTAGGAAGTCCAAGATACCGATCATTCATTGTCTCATTCTGAACTTGCAGCACTGCTTTAATATCAGTCCTAAGAACATCCGGGCATCCCTTCCCAAAATAAATCGAGGACTTTTCATTTTTAATCCTTTTACCCGATGCCCCACAGTACTTCTCTAGGACTTCACTCATCTTTGTAACATCAGCCACCGCTACTTTACAAAACAATATGCAATCATCCGCAAATAAAAGATGGTTGATACTCGGTGCATTCATAGCCACTTTAATACCAGCCATCTCGCCCATGCTCATTGCGTTTTTCAGTAGGCAGGATAAACCCTCTGCCGCCAAAAGGAAGAGGTAAGGAGAAATAGGGTCTCCCTGCCGAATTCCTCTCGATGGCCTAAACGATTCTGTTGTAGCTCCGTTAAACAACACTGAAAAAGAGACCGACCTGACACCCCTCATAACTGAATCAATGAATCGATGTGAGATTCCCAGTTTCACCATGATCGCTTCAAGATAGCTCCATTGTAGCCTATCATAAGCCTTCCTCATATCCAGTTTTAATGCGCAATGACCATCTTTCTTGCTCTTCTCAGACTTCATAAAGTGAAGACACTCATATGCTGTGATCACGTTATCTGTAATCAAGCGTCCAGGAACAAATGCTGATTGTTCTTTAGAAACTATCTCAGGGAGAATTTTCTTCAGCCGGTTTGCGAGTACTTTGGATGCAATTTTATACACCACATTGCACAAGCTAATAGGGCGGAATTGGGAGAGAGAAGTAGGGTTTTGTACTTTCGGAATGATAACGATGAACGTACTGTTTATTCCCTCCATAGAATCCTCTCCATTGAGTAGTTGAATAACAACCCGTGTGAGCTCCTTTCCACAC
It includes:
- the LOC139833854 gene encoding uncharacterized protein, with amino-acid sequence MAQINLFREVVDACQLCDIGYVGLDWTFERRIQGGDYCRVRLDRVLASAEWSEMFPLATLHHLHAVKSDHSTILLMNEMEAQNQRIALEKPFRYEVMRERHEEFQSTLEAAWGPSGAGNVEELQAKLLSTAMALKGWGNSSFGAVRSELRGLRKKLQELHTDPGRSVPTYEEKKVEERIAELGYREEIMWRQRARIQWLTEGDKNTRFFHHKASMRRKKNKIDKLTRADGSVCENMNELEQMAHDFYEDLYKSENTIGIEEVLSHVPRKVNGEMNDTLNAAYTEEEVRTALFQMFPSKAPGPDGFPAHFFQKHWNLCGKELTRVVIQLLNGEDSMEGINSTFIVIIPKVQNPTSLSQFRPISLCNVVYKIASKVLANRLKKILPEIVSKEQSAFVPGRLITDNVITAYECLHFMKSEKSKKDGHCALKLDMRKAYDRLQWSYLEAIMVKLGISHRFIDSVMRGVRSVSFSVLFNGATTESFRPSRGIRQGDPISPYLFLLAAEGLSCLLKNAMSMGEMAGIKVAMNAPSINHLLFADDCILFCKVAVADVTKMSEVLEKYCGASGKRIKNEKSSIYFGKGCPDVLRTDIKAVLQVQNETMNDRYLGLPTDVGRSRNGAFSYLKDQIWKRLQGWMEMMLSMGGKEILIKSVVQAIPTYSMALFKLPRGLCDHITSMVRKFWWGSKKGERKVAWVSWDSMTMPKYKGGLGFRDIEIFNLALLARQVWRILTEPTSLSARILKAVYFPDTDILSAAVGPRASLIWRSLCEGRDMLKLGLIRRIGDGASTKIWDDNWIPRDQCMRPYCCIAEDQEHRPEYVEEFICSATRTWDRQMLEKYLLPMDVEVVTQIPISYVRQQDFWAWHYEKSGVFTVRSAYRMIMATKHRREAFLEGRTEASGTKQEEKNWKKLWKIKVPSKLRTFAWRLARSSLPTGEVRHKRNMATSAVCSICNEAVDSWRHSLLECNMARSVWALKEDDITLPLFDDETTDPKLWLFQLSNILNQESFIEVLVTLWAIWWARRKVIHEDEFHSPLSTHSFIRRYLDELEYTGRKKESAKGGAHAITARWAPPQPGMVKINVDGAVARSLGGGAYSAVCRDDQGRFLGSSSVKINGITCPVTLEAMACAEAMSLAADLHVHNVLIASDCLSIVKELQSKQSGEPHCMVIKEILSRRSSFQDVFYIHERREANGEAHRLARSTTTLDAGRYVWLGHPPDGLGIPVILDVTV